From one Triticum aestivum cultivar Chinese Spring chromosome 4B, IWGSC CS RefSeq v2.1, whole genome shotgun sequence genomic stretch:
- the LOC123093323 gene encoding F-box/kelch-repeat protein SKIP11 → MMLEGKSCLVSRSLPSYCDPDSDWAFLLSGSKRPAPEDFGAEDMEEVDAGGGSGKRSKSPSPQPHTPDITESHGSSRHASSGSSGGGEQQGSGANLIGEIGRDLSINCLLRLSRSDYGSVASLNRDFNSLVRNGEIYRLRRQNGIAEHWVYFSCNVLEWDAYDPYRERWIQVPKMPPDECFMCSDKESLAVGTELLVFGMAHIVFRYSILTNSWTRADPMNSPRCLFGSTSVGEKAYVAGGTDASGKILSSAEMYDSVTHTWTPLPSMNRARKMCSGVFLDGKFYVIGGVTNNNQVLTCGEEYDLNRGSWRVIENMSEGLNGVTGAPPLIAVVNNQLYAADYSEKDVKKYDKLNNKWIALGKLPERSVSMNGWGLAFRACGDRLIVIGGPRTSIGGIIELNSWVPDEQPPVWNLVATRQSGNFVYNCAVMGC, encoded by the coding sequence ATGATGCTGGAGGGCAAATCCTGCCTCGTCTCGCGCTCCCTGCCCAGCTACTGCGACCCGGACTCCGACTGGGCGTTCCTCCTCAGCGGCAGCAAGCGCCCCGCGCCGGAAGACTTCGGCGCGGAAGACATGGAGGAGGTAGacgccggcggcggcagcgggaaGCGCAGCAAGTCGCCTTCCCCGCAGCCGCACACGCCGGACATCACCGAGAGCCACGGCTCcagccgccatgcctcctcaggcagcagcggcgGTGGGGAGCAGCAAGGCTCTGGGGCCAATCTCATTGGCGAGATTGGCCGCGACCTCTCCATCAACTGCCTCCTCCGGCTCTCCAGGTCGGACTATGGCTCCGTCGCCTCCCTCAACAGGGACTTCAACTCCCTGGTGCGCAACGGGGAGATCTACCGCCTGCGGCGGCAGAATGGTATCGCCGAGCATTGGGTCTACTTCTCCTGCAATGTCCTGGAGTGGGATGCCTATGACCCCTACAGGGAGCGCTGGATCCAGGTGCCCAAGATGCCACCGGATGAATGCTTCATGTGCTCTGACAAGGAGTCCCTGGCTGTGGGCACCGAGCTGCTTGTGTTTGGGATGGCACACATTGTGTTCAGATATAGCATCCTGACCAATTCATGGACAAGGGCTGATCCCATGAACTCTCCCCGGTGCTTGTTTGGATCAACAAGCGTCGGTGAAAAGGCGTATGTCGCTGGAGGCACCGATGCTTCTGGAAAGATACTGAGCTCTGCAGAGATGTATGACTCTGTGACACACACTTGGACACCCCTTCCCAGCATGAATAGGGCTAGGAAGATGTGTTCTGGTGTGTTCTTGGATGGCAAGTTCTATGTGATCGGTGGTGTTACCAACAACAACCAGGTACTGACATGTGGTGAGGAATATGACTTGAATCGGGGTTCGTGGAGGGTCATTGAGAACATGTCTGAGGGCCTCAATGGAGTGACGGGTGCTCCTCCACTCATTGCAGTTGTCAACAATCAGCTCTATGCAGCTGATTACAGTGAGAAGGATGTGAAGAAGTATGACAAGCTGAATAATAAGTGGATCGCTCTTGGGAAATTGCCTGAACGGTCTGTGTCCATGAATGGATGGGGCCTTGCTTTCCGAGCCTGTGGTGACCGGCTGATTGTCATTGGAGGCCCAAGGACTTCTATTGGTGGCATCATTGAGCTTAATTCATGGGTTCCCGATGAGCAACCGCCTGTGTGGAATTTGGTTGCCACACGGCAATCCGGGAACTTCGTGTATAACTGCGCCGTGATGGGTTGCTGA